The window ATGCCCATCACCGGCTATCTCTCCGATATCTGGGGGCGCCGTCCGCTGATGCTGATGGGCTGCGGGGGCTTCATCCTGCTCACGTACCCGGCCATGCTGGTGATGAGCCAGGGCTCGGTGGGATCCTCCATCGCGGCCATGAGTATGCTGGGCATCTTTGTCGCCATGTTTAACGGCGGCTGCGGCGCGGCGATGGTTGAACTCTTCCCGACCGCCATTCGCTACGGCAGTATCGCCATCGCCTACAACCTGACCGTGGCGATCTTCGGCGGCGTCACGCCGCTGGCCTCCGCCAGCCTGATCTCGCTTACCGGCGATCCGCTTTCCCCTGCGTGGTACGTGATGATCACCGCGCTTATCTCATTCATTGCCGTGTGGCTGGCCAAAGAAACCGCCGGCAAAGTGCTGGATTAACTGTTCCCGGAGTTGTTATGAAAATACGTCACGTTGAATGTTTTCCACTGAAGATCACCCCAAAGCAGGCCTATCTCGGGGGGAGCGTCGAGGGGCATGACAGCGATTACTACTATCGTCCGGAGTACCGCTGCGTCTATTCGCGCAAAATGGAGACCTGCCTGGTCAAAATTACCACCGACGACGGCTGCGTTGGCTGGGGTGAAGCGCTGGCCCCGGTGGTGCCGCAGGTCATTGCGGAGCTCATCACCCAGCTCTTCGCACCGCTGCTGATCGGGCAATCGCCTTTTTCAAGCGGGGTGCTGAACGCCCGCATGTACGATGCCATGCGCGATCGCGGCCATACCACCGGCTACCATATCGATGCCCTTGCCGCCGTGGATATCGCCCTGTGGGATCTTAAAGGCAAGCTGCTAGGCCAGCCGGTCTGGCAGCTGCTGGGCGGTGCCTGGCGTGACACCATTCCTTGTTACGTTTCGGGGTTGCCTGAGCCCGACCTGCCTGCGCGTTGCCAGCTGGCGAAACGCTGGCAGGAGAAGGGCTTTAATGCCGTCAAGCTGGCGCTGGGCTACGGCGTGCGGGAAGACATCGCCAACGTGAAGGCCATACGTGAAACCCTGGGCGAAGAGGCGCAACTCTTCCTCGATGCCCACTGGAACTACAGCGTGGCAGAAGCCGCCGAGCTGGCAACGGCGTTGCGCGACTACGGCGTCGGTTTTCTCGAAGCGCCGCTGTTGCCGGAAGATGTGGCAGGGCACCGCGAGCTACGGGCCAAAAGCCCGGTGGCGATTGCGCTGGGCGAAACCGAGCGCACCCGCTACCAGTTCAAACCCTTTATCGAGCAGCGGGCGGCGGACATTCTGCAGCCGGACGTGGGCCGCACCGGCATCAGCGAGCTGATGCACATCGCCTCGCTGGCGGAGACCTGGAACCTGAAGGTCGCCCCGCATCTCAGCGTCGGTCTTGCGCCCTGTATCGCCGCTTCGCTGCACGTCGCAGCCGCCATCCCCAATCTCTACATGCTGGAGTATCAGCCTCCGGTCTTTGAGATTGCCAACCAACTTCTCACCACGCCGCTCATCTGCCAGCAGGGGGCGTATCAGCTGCCGCAGGGGCCGGGGCTGGGTATTGAAATCAATGAAGACGCCGTCATGGAGGCAACATGTTAAAAGGCAACGTACCGATTCTGGCTACCGCGTTTGATGCAGAGGGCGAAGTGGATTTCGTCTCGATTGAGCGGCTGGTGAAATTCCTCCTGCAACAGGGCATCGATGGCCTGGCGCTGTTCGGCAACGCCTCTGAAGGCTATGCCCTGACCCTGGGCGAAAAAGAGGCGCTGTTTGCCTGCGTGAAAAACCTTACCGGCGATCTGCCGCTGGTGGCCGCCGCCGGGGGAGCCGCCTCTGCGGTGGCGATAGAAGATATCGCCCGGATACAGCGCTGGGGGGCGCAGGTGGCGATGGTCAATCCACCGTCGGTCGTCAAACCTGGCCCGGAGGAGATCGTTAATTTTTACCGGGAGATCTGCGCGGCCTGCGATATCGACATCATGATTCAGGACGCGCCGCTGATGACCGGGGTCAACATCCCGGTAGCCACGCTGGTCACGCTGTGCCAGTCGTTTCCGGCTATCAAGTACATCAAAGTGGAGCAACCGCCCACCACGCTGAAAATCACCGCCCTGAAGCATGCGCTGGGCGACAGCGTCGGGCTGTTTGGCGGCCTGAACGCCGGTTTTCTTTATGAAGAGCTACGCCGTGGGGTGATCGGTACCATGCCCGCCTGCGAATTCCCGGACGTCATCAACATGATCCTGCAGGCCTGGCAGCATAACCCGCGGGAAGCGCAGTCGCTCTTTTACCGCTATCTTCCCTTCCTGCGCTATGGCGTGCAGCCGGGCATCGGCGTGGCGATCCACAAAACCGTCCTGCACCGGGCGGGGATCTTCACCACCGACGTGGTGCGTGAACCGGCCAAACGGCTGGACGCGGTCACCCGCGACGAATTGCAGGATCTCACCGACGCGCTGCCGCTGGCGGTGTTTGGATCGCGGGTATGAATTACATTGCCGTTGACTGGGGCACCAGCAATTTCCGGGCGATCGGCGTGCGTGACGGCCAGGTGATCCGCACCGTGCAGGATACCTGCGGCGTGGCGACCTGCGAGCGTGCTGAATTGCCGGCGATCCTGCGTAAGCAGCTGCTGCGGCTGGAAGACGCCTGGGACCCGCATTTGCCCGTACTGCTGTGCGGCATGATTGGCAGCAATATCGGTATTGCCGATGCGGGCTACATGGCGTTGCCGCTTAGCTTCCGCGACCTGTTGGGTAAGGGCCGCGAACTGCCCGGGATCCTGAGCAACCCGCTGACCCTGCGGCCGGGTATCTGCGATCCGCGGGCCAATGAAGTCTGCCGTGGGGAAGAGATGCAGTTAGCCGGGGCCATCGCCCTGACGGACGCCTGCACCTTTGCCGCCGTGGGCACCCACAGCAAATGGATGACCATTGACCGCCAGCAGCAGCGCGTGACGGGCCTGCGCACCCTGATGACCGGCGAGCTCTATCACCTGGTGTTGAATCATTCGGTGGTGGGTAAAGGGCTCCCCCCGCAGGCGACCTCCGCCAGCGCCTTCAGCGAGGGCGTTGCCGTGGCGCAATCGGTCGAGGCCGGGCAGGGCGAACTGGTGAGCGAGCTGTTCCGCTGTCGGGGGCGCTACATTCTGGGGGATCTCGACCCGGCCTGCGCCGCAAGCTGGCTCTCCGGCCTGCTGATTGGGCACGAGATCCTGCGCGGTCACCCAGGGAAGACGCGGGTCTGTTTTATCGGCAGCCGCGCCTTGCTTCCCCTCTACCAGCAGGCCTGCGAGCAAATCGGGCTGCCTTGCTCCACCCTCGAGGCGGAAACCGCCCTGATTGCCGGGCTCAATGAGGTATTCCGCCATGATAGCTAGCGCCGGGATTATTGCGATTTTACGTGGCATCACCCCTGACGATTGCGTGGAGCAGGTGGCCTGCCTGCGCGATCATGGCATCACCACGGTTGAGATCACCACCAACTCACCGGCGTGGGTCACCAGCC of the Leclercia sp. AS011 genome contains:
- a CDS encoding mandelate racemase/muconate lactonizing enzyme family protein, which gives rise to MKIRHVECFPLKITPKQAYLGGSVEGHDSDYYYRPEYRCVYSRKMETCLVKITTDDGCVGWGEALAPVVPQVIAELITQLFAPLLIGQSPFSSGVLNARMYDAMRDRGHTTGYHIDALAAVDIALWDLKGKLLGQPVWQLLGGAWRDTIPCYVSGLPEPDLPARCQLAKRWQEKGFNAVKLALGYGVREDIANVKAIRETLGEEAQLFLDAHWNYSVAEAAELATALRDYGVGFLEAPLLPEDVAGHRELRAKSPVAIALGETERTRYQFKPFIEQRAADILQPDVGRTGISELMHIASLAETWNLKVAPHLSVGLAPCIAASLHVAAAIPNLYMLEYQPPVFEIANQLLTTPLICQQGAYQLPQGPGLGIEINEDAVMEATC
- a CDS encoding dihydrodipicolinate synthase family protein — encoded protein: MLKGNVPILATAFDAEGEVDFVSIERLVKFLLQQGIDGLALFGNASEGYALTLGEKEALFACVKNLTGDLPLVAAAGGAASAVAIEDIARIQRWGAQVAMVNPPSVVKPGPEEIVNFYREICAACDIDIMIQDAPLMTGVNIPVATLVTLCQSFPAIKYIKVEQPPTTLKITALKHALGDSVGLFGGLNAGFLYEELRRGVIGTMPACEFPDVINMILQAWQHNPREAQSLFYRYLPFLRYGVQPGIGVAIHKTVLHRAGIFTTDVVREPAKRLDAVTRDELQDLTDALPLAVFGSRV
- a CDS encoding 2-dehydro-3-deoxygalactonokinase, which gives rise to MNYIAVDWGTSNFRAIGVRDGQVIRTVQDTCGVATCERAELPAILRKQLLRLEDAWDPHLPVLLCGMIGSNIGIADAGYMALPLSFRDLLGKGRELPGILSNPLTLRPGICDPRANEVCRGEEMQLAGAIALTDACTFAAVGTHSKWMTIDRQQQRVTGLRTLMTGELYHLVLNHSVVGKGLPPQATSASAFSEGVAVAQSVEAGQGELVSELFRCRGRYILGDLDPACAASWLSGLLIGHEILRGHPGKTRVCFIGSRALLPLYQQACEQIGLPCSTLEAETALIAGLNEVFRHDS